Proteins encoded within one genomic window of Leptolyngbya sp. SIO1E4:
- a CDS encoding AAA-like domain-containing protein yields MYAYQVGGSLAFGHSTYVERQADIDLYSALLRKEFCYVLTSRQMGKSSLRLRMKHRLEQAQQGYCASIDMTRIGSHKITPQQWYRGIAFDLLRTLKLTQRLDFKTWWAEQGDLSPIQIFSQFIEDVLLTRSPEENIFIFVDEIDSVKSLEFDVDDFFALIRFCHNQRAENPAYNRLTWALFGVAAPSTLIVDSRRTPFNIGRAIDLSGFSLEEAQPLVQGLVGIVDHPQAVFREILTWTRGQPFLTQKLCHFVQSSSQDSGKRMLTIPPGTEAFWVENLVRSHLIDHWEAQDEPEHLRTIRDRLLADPQQSGRLLGIYQRILHPSPHTPSPHLPIPPSLQIPISGIKADGSPEQTELMLSGLVANRKGQLQVANQIYAAVFDGAWIEQALAKQRPYYAAIATWAASQFQDESRLLRGQALEEAQAWAKGKSLSNLDYQFLAASQTLNQQTVQQALATVEERNRILTAAHQQAKRAIHQGRMIIMACTAMGVIFLGLAGTWAMQAAQQKQRATLNEITSMNRSAESLLSADQPLNALLESIRAGLTLRSASWAQTDPRPQTETIRLQTLITLQQMASQVKEQNRLVGHTSSVRGVAFSPDGQMIATTSYDQTVKLWQPDGKLLATLTDHQGPVWGVSFSPNGQTLASASSDHTLKLWHADGTPLRTFKGHTDKVWGVAWSPDGDAIASVSADHTLKLWHPDGTLLDTLTGHAGEVWGVAWSPDGQLLASAGEDRIVRLWSRTGVLLQTLSGHTAEVNSLSFSPDGQLLASASYDGTVKVWNRDGNLLKTLTGHAQEVYSVSFSPDGARLASTSLDKTVQLWRLDDSNGLEIMPETTLTGHTSQVFGVSFSPDGKTLASTGFDQTAKLWQLENTLQQTLVGHHSSVRSLNFAPDGQTIMSASWDETLKLWQLDGTPIKTLGGNLGDIYEVTLSPTGDRIAAVSKNSLGWIWDASGQLLATLSDHSDSLLSAAWSPDGQVLATTSADQTVKLWTREGVLLRTLSGHRNEVWGVDWSPDGTILATASTDKTIKLWTRNGILQQTLVGHTATVSDVSFSPDGQTLASAGWDQTIHLWDRAGRLRQTLTGHSDRVWSVSFSPDGQRLASASNDQTVKLWHTDGTPLITLVGHQDGVADVSFSPDGNLLASASLDERIILWHLDHLSGSLLDNLLLKSCGWVKNYLSTNPTVADSDRTLCQ; encoded by the coding sequence ATGTATGCCTATCAAGTTGGCGGCAGTCTCGCCTTTGGACATTCCACCTATGTTGAGCGACAGGCCGATATCGACTTGTACAGCGCGCTGCTGAGAAAGGAGTTTTGCTATGTTCTAACGTCTCGTCAAATGGGCAAATCCAGCCTCCGCCTGCGCATGAAACATCGGTTGGAACAAGCACAGCAAGGATACTGTGCCTCCATTGATATGACGCGCATCGGCAGCCACAAGATTACGCCTCAACAATGGTACAGAGGCATTGCCTTTGATTTATTGAGAACGCTCAAACTGACGCAAAGGTTAGACTTCAAAACCTGGTGGGCAGAACAGGGAGATCTCTCCCCCATCCAGATATTTAGTCAATTCATCGAAGATGTTTTACTGACCAGGTCTCCAGAAGAAAACATTTTTATCTTCGTAGATGAAATTGACAGCGTTAAAAGCCTTGAGTTTGACGTGGATGATTTCTTTGCCCTGATTCGCTTTTGCCATAACCAACGGGCAGAAAATCCTGCCTACAATCGCCTGACCTGGGCACTGTTTGGCGTCGCGGCTCCTAGCACCTTAATCGTGGATTCCCGACGGACTCCTTTCAACATCGGTCGAGCTATCGATTTATCGGGTTTTTCGCTAGAGGAAGCCCAACCGCTCGTTCAAGGGCTCGTGGGGATTGTTGATCATCCCCAAGCCGTATTCAGGGAAATTCTTACCTGGACTCGGGGACAACCCTTTTTGACTCAAAAGCTATGCCATTTCGTTCAAAGCTCTAGTCAGGATTCAGGCAAAAGGATGCTGACCATTCCACCGGGCACAGAAGCCTTCTGGGTAGAAAACCTGGTGCGATCGCACCTGATCGACCATTGGGAAGCCCAGGATGAACCCGAGCATCTGAGAACAATCCGCGATCGCCTCCTCGCAGATCCTCAGCAATCTGGACGGTTGCTGGGCATCTATCAGCGCATTCTGCACCCCTCCCCTCACACCCCCTCCCCTCATCTCCCCATCCCTCCATCCCTCCAGATCCCTATTTCCGGTATCAAAGCTGATGGCAGCCCAGAACAGACCGAACTCATGCTGTCAGGGTTGGTGGCGAATCGAAAGGGTCAGCTGCAAGTGGCAAATCAGATTTATGCGGCTGTTTTTGATGGCGCTTGGATAGAGCAAGCACTCGCTAAACAGCGACCCTATTATGCGGCGATCGCCACTTGGGCGGCGTCCCAATTCCAGGACGAATCGCGTTTGCTGCGGGGGCAAGCCTTGGAAGAAGCTCAGGCATGGGCTAAGGGCAAAAGCCTCAGCAATCTGGATTATCAGTTTTTAGCCGCTAGCCAAACCCTGAATCAGCAGACGGTTCAGCAAGCATTAGCAACGGTTGAGGAGCGCAACCGCATTTTAACGGCAGCCCACCAACAGGCAAAGCGCGCCATTCACCAGGGGCGCATGATCATTATGGCCTGTACGGCGATGGGGGTCATCTTTTTAGGGTTGGCTGGCACTTGGGCCATGCAGGCAGCACAGCAAAAGCAACGAGCTACCCTGAATGAAATCACGTCAATGAATCGCTCGGCAGAGTCCTTACTCAGCGCTGATCAACCGCTCAATGCCTTACTTGAAAGTATTCGCGCGGGCCTCACACTGCGCTCAGCCTCCTGGGCTCAGACCGATCCCCGTCCTCAGACTGAGACAATACGCCTGCAGACACTCATCACCTTGCAACAGATGGCCAGCCAGGTGAAGGAACAAAACCGTCTGGTCGGGCACACCAGTAGTGTCAGAGGAGTCGCCTTTAGCCCAGATGGCCAAATGATTGCCACCACCAGCTACGACCAGACCGTTAAGCTATGGCAGCCAGATGGGAAACTGCTGGCAACCTTGACAGACCATCAGGGGCCTGTTTGGGGAGTCAGTTTCAGCCCAAATGGCCAGACGCTTGCCTCCGCCAGCTCTGATCACACTCTGAAGCTATGGCATGCTGATGGCACCCCACTCCGCACCTTCAAGGGTCACACTGATAAAGTTTGGGGCGTCGCTTGGTCACCCGATGGAGACGCGATCGCCTCTGTCAGCGCGGATCACACCCTAAAGCTATGGCACCCCGATGGCACCCTGCTCGATACCCTAACGGGTCACGCTGGAGAGGTCTGGGGGGTGGCCTGGTCTCCTGACGGGCAACTATTGGCATCTGCCGGTGAGGATCGAATCGTGAGACTTTGGAGTCGCACCGGGGTGCTTCTGCAGACTCTGTCTGGGCATACAGCAGAAGTGAATTCACTGAGCTTTTCCCCCGATGGCCAACTGCTAGCCTCCGCCAGTTATGACGGCACCGTAAAGGTCTGGAATCGGGATGGCAACTTACTCAAGACACTGACAGGGCACGCGCAAGAAGTCTACAGTGTCAGCTTCTCCCCCGATGGTGCCCGGTTAGCGTCCACCAGCTTGGATAAGACCGTTCAGCTGTGGCGCTTAGATGACTCAAACGGGTTAGAGATCATGCCAGAGACCACCCTCACCGGACATACGAGTCAGGTGTTTGGCGTCAGCTTCAGCCCAGACGGCAAAACCCTTGCCTCCACGGGCTTTGACCAAACTGCTAAGCTGTGGCAGTTGGAAAACACGCTGCAGCAAACCCTGGTCGGCCATCACAGTAGTGTCCGCAGCTTGAATTTTGCCCCCGATGGCCAGACAATCATGTCGGCCAGCTGGGACGAAACCCTGAAGCTCTGGCAGTTAGACGGAACACCGATAAAAACCCTGGGTGGAAACTTGGGGGACATTTACGAGGTCACCCTCTCCCCCACAGGCGATCGCATCGCCGCCGTCAGCAAGAACAGCTTGGGCTGGATCTGGGATGCCTCTGGCCAGTTGCTAGCGACATTGAGCGATCACAGCGATTCTCTTTTGAGTGCCGCCTGGTCACCGGATGGACAGGTTTTGGCGACAACGAGCGCCGATCAAACGGTCAAGCTGTGGACCCGCGAGGGTGTTCTGTTGCGGACGTTAAGCGGTCACCGTAACGAGGTTTGGGGCGTAGACTGGTCACCGGACGGGACAATACTGGCCACCGCCAGTACTGACAAAACCATCAAGTTGTGGACCCGCAACGGGATTCTCCAACAAACGTTAGTGGGCCACACTGCTACGGTTAGCGACGTGAGTTTTTCGCCAGATGGTCAAACCCTGGCTTCAGCAGGCTGGGATCAGACTATCCATCTCTGGGATCGAGCAGGAAGGTTACGCCAAACCTTGACTGGCCATAGCGATCGCGTTTGGAGCGTCAGCTTCTCCCCGGACGGTCAGCGGTTAGCTTCCGCTAGCAACGACCAGACAGTTAAGCTCTGGCATACAGACGGAACGCCCTTGATCACCCTGGTGGGCCATCAGGATGGGGTGGCGGATGTCAGCTTTAGCCCCGATGGCAACCTTCTGGCCTCCGCCAGCCTGGATGAACGCATTATACTTTGGCATCTCGACCACCTGAGCGGGTCATTACTCGATAACCTGCTGCTCAAAAGCTGTGGCTGGGTTAAAAATTATTTGAGTACCAACCCGACTGTAGCCGACAGCGACAGAACGCTGTGTCAGTGA
- a CDS encoding DJ-1/PfpI family protein, which produces MTSKHASSSKKVAILIENQFEDLEFQIPYTALKKAGAAVTVLGSRMNDEYTSYRGAVSIKPDATATEVSAEDFDAFVIPGGSIRTNPNVVRLVVDAIAQDKWIAAVGYGPQVLIEADQLGGKKVAGCRAIRKDIENAGATYLNAPAIVDDYLITARRPGDLPIFTTTLLRLLGLTIQDTHLPDTTDHTYEWWELGQAWGGSTRRELIQALNTTIIGERYTLEAFKQYRYRVSHEDLRQLLQEISVLKQRHVQRLEERLHKTFHEQVSWQAPGSEAYAALQSWFQASDEISILRRALGDVQTGVIDTYRLCNQLTDPLTVDILNTIEQDLARYEHRLATLYRTRAGKRVQPPIPTTVAAVAR; this is translated from the coding sequence ATGACATCCAAACATGCATCATCTTCCAAGAAAGTCGCCATTTTGATTGAAAACCAATTTGAAGACCTGGAATTTCAAATTCCCTACACGGCGCTGAAGAAAGCGGGAGCAGCGGTCACCGTCTTGGGCTCCCGGATGAATGATGAATACACAAGCTATCGAGGGGCTGTTTCGATTAAACCCGATGCCACAGCGACAGAAGTTAGTGCTGAAGACTTTGATGCTTTTGTAATTCCGGGAGGCAGCATTCGAACCAATCCCAACGTTGTTCGCCTCGTTGTGGATGCGATCGCTCAAGATAAGTGGATCGCAGCAGTGGGGTATGGCCCCCAGGTTTTAATTGAAGCGGATCAGTTGGGCGGCAAGAAAGTTGCTGGGTGCCGTGCCATTCGCAAAGATATTGAAAATGCCGGAGCAACCTATTTGAATGCCCCAGCGATCGTAGACGACTACCTGATTACGGCTCGACGCCCCGGTGACCTGCCCATTTTCACCACCACGCTGCTTAGACTGCTCGGGCTCACCATTCAAGACACCCATTTGCCTGACACGACCGACCACACCTATGAATGGTGGGAGCTGGGGCAAGCCTGGGGAGGGTCCACCCGAAGAGAGCTTATCCAAGCCTTGAACACCACCATCATCGGAGAACGATACACGCTAGAAGCCTTCAAGCAATATCGCTATCGGGTCTCCCATGAAGACCTGCGTCAGCTACTGCAGGAAATCAGTGTGCTCAAACAGCGCCATGTTCAGCGACTAGAAGAGCGCCTGCACAAAACATTTCATGAACAAGTCAGCTGGCAAGCACCCGGTAGTGAAGCCTATGCCGCGCTCCAAAGCTGGTTTCAAGCCAGCGATGAAATCTCCATCTTGCGTCGTGCCCTGGGCGATGTGCAAACGGGCGTTATTGATACCTATCGCTTGTGCAATCAGCTCACAGATCCGCTGACGGTTGATATTTTGAACACCATTGAGCAGGATTTGGCTCGATATGAACACCGTCTAGCCACCCTTTATCGAACCCGGGCTGGAAAACGGGTGCAGCCACCGATTCCAACCACGGTCGCTGCCGTAGCCCGGTAG
- a CDS encoding TetR family transcriptional regulator — translation MGSAAITKQRILDAAERMFGTHGFDGTTLRSIVRDAGVNLALVNYHFGSKEELYQAVVARMAQPIIERQLAALEQIETAEEPPALETVLNAFIQSGMCYLLSDKQLELERAKFFARFFMEPPLVQELVEREFAGTDARFLDMLQRALPEQSRLQLSWKLDAVVSLMVLAITQIGRPNSLIRSSSKADIETGLSELVAFVAYGMRGS, via the coding sequence ATGGGATCTGCTGCCATCACGAAACAGCGAATCTTGGATGCAGCTGAACGCATGTTCGGAACCCATGGCTTTGATGGAACAACTCTGCGCAGCATCGTTAGGGATGCAGGGGTAAATCTGGCGTTAGTGAATTACCACTTTGGCTCTAAGGAGGAACTCTATCAGGCTGTGGTTGCTCGGATGGCTCAGCCCATTATTGAGCGCCAGTTAGCGGCGCTGGAGCAGATTGAAACGGCTGAAGAGCCCCCTGCCCTTGAAACTGTGCTGAACGCTTTTATCCAGTCTGGTATGTGCTATTTACTGAGCGACAAACAGCTGGAACTGGAGCGAGCCAAGTTTTTTGCTCGCTTTTTTATGGAACCCCCATTGGTTCAAGAGCTGGTTGAGCGCGAATTTGCTGGAACTGATGCTCGCTTTTTAGACATGTTGCAGCGAGCATTGCCAGAACAATCACGCCTGCAGTTGTCCTGGAAATTGGATGCGGTGGTGAGCTTGATGGTGCTGGCAATCACACAGATAGGAAGACCCAACAGTCTCATCAGAAGCAGCTCAAAAGCCGACATCGAAACTGGATTATCAGAGCTTGTAGCATTTGTGGCCTATGGGATGCGGGGATCCTAA
- a CDS encoding MATE family efflux transporter translates to MSIQTQKHFHTEARAFCKLAVPLASAQVAQSATGFADTIMMGRMGADVLAAGGLAAVVFLLLMVTISGMVMGVSPLIAEAVGAKQKRRIEQVARQGLWLSLLIAIPFMIVTGHLGVWIAQTGQTETTITLADTYLDIILWSLFPVAGFAALRSTVSALSQGKPIMIIIGVGTAFNILGNYVLGFGKWGFPEMGLAGLALATTVTWWGMFIALALYVARHPSLRDYRIFQSLHRITPRVLGQLAWVGVPIGLFSGLEMGFYTMITFWVGTLGTEMLAAHQIVFQTATVMFMVPLGSSFATTVRVGQWVGQRDLRGLQRAAWVSMAMTTLFMMGASTLFLVFPRQIVGLYLNLQDPVNENIVALATPLLMVGAIAQVLDGFQKAVYGSLQGLQDTQVPMVLNIVGYWGIGLLVGYGLGFGLQMGGIGLWIGQAVAAAAVAGLFSWRLHHLIKQRKQLT, encoded by the coding sequence ATGTCTATCCAAACACAGAAACATTTCCACACTGAGGCGCGCGCGTTTTGCAAACTGGCTGTTCCTCTAGCCAGTGCCCAGGTAGCCCAGTCTGCCACCGGGTTTGCTGACACCATCATGATGGGCCGGATGGGGGCCGACGTCTTAGCTGCAGGCGGGTTGGCAGCGGTTGTCTTCCTCTTGCTCATGGTTACCATCAGCGGCATGGTGATGGGAGTGAGCCCCCTGATAGCTGAAGCTGTTGGTGCCAAGCAAAAGAGACGCATCGAACAAGTTGCCCGTCAGGGGCTCTGGTTGTCCTTGCTGATTGCGATTCCCTTCATGATTGTGACGGGGCATCTCGGCGTTTGGATAGCGCAAACGGGACAAACTGAAACGACGATCACCCTAGCGGACACCTACCTCGATATTATCCTGTGGAGTTTGTTTCCCGTAGCAGGATTTGCAGCCCTACGATCCACCGTGTCGGCCCTGTCTCAAGGCAAACCGATCATGATCATTATTGGGGTGGGTACTGCTTTTAACATCCTGGGCAATTATGTTTTGGGGTTTGGTAAATGGGGTTTTCCTGAGATGGGTTTGGCGGGCTTGGCCTTAGCCACCACCGTGACCTGGTGGGGGATGTTCATAGCGCTGGCCCTGTATGTTGCCCGTCATCCCTCCTTGAGAGACTATCGGATTTTTCAATCGCTGCACCGGATCACCCCTCGCGTACTGGGGCAGTTAGCCTGGGTGGGTGTGCCCATTGGCTTGTTTTCAGGGTTGGAGATGGGTTTCTACACCATGATTACGTTCTGGGTAGGAACGTTAGGCACAGAGATGTTAGCCGCTCACCAGATTGTGTTTCAAACTGCAACGGTGATGTTCATGGTGCCATTGGGGAGTTCTTTTGCCACCACTGTGCGCGTTGGGCAGTGGGTCGGGCAGCGTGATCTACGGGGTCTGCAGCGGGCAGCCTGGGTCAGCATGGCGATGACCACCCTTTTCATGATGGGAGCATCGACACTCTTTTTGGTATTTCCTCGGCAAATTGTGGGTCTGTATTTGAACCTGCAAGATCCGGTCAACGAGAATATTGTTGCCCTGGCTACGCCGCTGTTGATGGTGGGGGCGATCGCCCAAGTGCTCGACGGTTTTCAAAAAGCGGTGTACGGCTCGCTGCAAGGGCTACAAGACACCCAAGTGCCGATGGTGCTCAATATCGTGGGCTATTGGGGCATTGGTCTATTGGTTGGCTATGGTCTGGGTTTTGGCCTGCAGATGGGCGGTATTGGTCTGTGGATTGGGCAAGCCGTCGCCGCTGCCGCCGTCGCAGGTCTTTTTAGCTGGCGATTACATCACCTGATCAAGCAGCGAAAGCAGCTAACCTGA
- a CDS encoding Uma2 family endonuclease, with the protein MYDLPSEDPEEPGLPDEFHDHQPELLSLTLRLADYTDDNFFTGKDLNLYYDVRHPKWYKRPDWFLSVGVPRLYDNQDMRLSYVVWQEGVNPFVVVELLSPGTQKEDLGEIEPQPDTPPDKWTVYEKILRIPYYIVFDRYTDEFRAFHLKAGHYEALSLPEGRLWLPELKVGLGLWQGCYKQIERLWLRWYDEAGNWFPTPSEQTTLAQQQVVQAQRRADVAEAELARLQNLLRGKGIDPADL; encoded by the coding sequence ATGTACGACCTCCCCAGCGAAGACCCTGAGGAACCCGGCTTGCCAGATGAATTTCATGACCATCAGCCCGAGCTATTGAGTCTCACGCTTCGATTGGCTGACTACACAGACGATAACTTCTTTACGGGTAAAGACCTCAACCTTTACTACGATGTTCGCCATCCTAAATGGTACAAGCGACCTGACTGGTTTTTATCCGTTGGCGTACCGCGTCTCTACGACAACCAAGATATGCGCCTCAGTTATGTAGTGTGGCAAGAAGGGGTAAATCCCTTCGTGGTGGTGGAGCTACTATCTCCTGGTACGCAAAAAGAAGATCTGGGCGAAATCGAGCCGCAACCGGATACCCCCCCTGATAAATGGACAGTGTATGAAAAAATCCTGCGCATACCTTACTACATCGTGTTCGATCGCTACACCGATGAATTCAGAGCGTTTCATCTCAAGGCCGGTCACTATGAGGCGTTGAGTTTGCCTGAAGGTCGGCTCTGGCTGCCGGAACTCAAGGTTGGGCTAGGACTATGGCAGGGCTGCTATAAGCAAATCGAGCGATTGTGGCTCCGCTGGTATGACGAGGCTGGCAACTGGTTTCCAACACCTTCAGAACAGACAACATTGGCTCAACAACAAGTTGTTCAAGCACAGCGGCGGGCAGATGTCGCTGAAGCAGAGTTGGCAAGATTACAGAATCTGTTACGAGGAAAAGGAATTGACCCCGCTGACCTATAG
- a CDS encoding adenylate/guanylate cyclase domain-containing protein gives MAKNGPNNAREVVDMGQCVPTNLPPDEQLVLLLEERRRHPDRAEEIDAEIRDRFLQTLAIVVLDMVGFSRHTQKLGIIPTLQEIYCLRDTAIPVLEEEGGRVCKVEADNLYAVFDNPDLALQANVHLLTRLNAADLHASIGIGYGEVLVVGDRDLYGDEMNLASKLGEDIAGDDEILLTESAHDFLTKSTQLFEGFTDEISGVTLTIYRRQRG, from the coding sequence ATGGCCAAGAATGGCCCCAATAATGCAAGAGAGGTCGTTGATATGGGGCAATGCGTACCCACCAATCTCCCTCCAGATGAGCAGTTAGTGTTACTTCTAGAAGAGCGCCGTCGCCACCCCGATCGCGCTGAGGAAATTGATGCCGAAATTCGCGATCGCTTCCTCCAAACCCTTGCCATTGTTGTTCTGGATATGGTGGGGTTTTCTCGCCATACCCAAAAGCTAGGGATTATTCCCACCCTGCAGGAGATTTACTGCCTCAGAGACACTGCGATACCTGTCTTGGAAGAAGAAGGCGGCCGAGTATGCAAAGTAGAAGCCGACAACCTCTACGCGGTCTTTGATAATCCTGACCTCGCCTTGCAGGCCAACGTTCACTTACTGACCCGCTTGAATGCTGCGGATCTCCACGCCAGCATCGGTATTGGGTATGGGGAAGTGCTGGTCGTGGGCGATCGCGACCTTTATGGCGATGAAATGAACCTGGCCTCCAAACTGGGGGAAGATATTGCCGGTGACGATGAAATCTTACTCACAGAGTCTGCTCACGATTTTCTCACCAAGTCCACACAACTGTTTGAGGGATTTACCGACGAAATTTCCGGCGTCACGCTCACCATCTATCGGCGGCAACGTGGGTAA
- a CDS encoding LysR family transcriptional regulator: MSIWDGVSEFITVVDAGSFSAAAKRLGVSTSYVSRRVASLEARLGIRLLARSTRKVRMTDAGAEYYRRCTDLAAGLEEANQVVMGETAEVVGRIRVAAAGAFAERYVAPALAEFAAQHPKVQIEIGFNSRIINLIDEGFDFAVRYGVLEDSSLIARKLTNRTLVTCASSDYLKRCGTPKEPEDLREHACLCGNSDRWRFSYPEGHRVIRVSGPWISNNGVALVAAAKQNLGIVYLPRVNLVEALNAGQLIPILEDFWDRDRATWIVYPNRHHLPLRVRRVIEFLLEHFRTQEEV, translated from the coding sequence ATGAGTATCTGGGATGGTGTTTCTGAATTTATTACCGTGGTGGATGCTGGCAGTTTCTCCGCAGCCGCTAAACGGTTGGGGGTTTCCACATCCTATGTGAGTCGGCGGGTTGCCAGTTTGGAGGCACGTTTGGGGATTCGGTTGTTAGCCCGATCAACTCGCAAGGTACGCATGACCGATGCGGGTGCCGAATATTATCGCCGCTGTACCGATTTGGCCGCCGGACTTGAAGAAGCCAATCAAGTCGTTATGGGCGAAACTGCTGAGGTGGTTGGACGAATTCGAGTGGCAGCTGCGGGAGCCTTTGCTGAACGCTATGTCGCTCCGGCCTTGGCAGAATTTGCAGCACAACATCCCAAAGTCCAAATCGAAATTGGCTTCAACTCTCGCATTATTAACCTGATTGACGAGGGGTTTGACTTTGCCGTGCGCTACGGGGTGTTGGAAGATAGCAGTCTCATTGCTCGTAAGTTAACGAACCGAACGCTGGTGACCTGTGCCAGTTCTGATTATTTGAAGCGGTGCGGCACACCCAAAGAACCCGAAGATCTTCGAGAACATGCTTGTTTGTGCGGTAACAGCGATCGCTGGCGATTTAGCTACCCAGAGGGTCATCGGGTAATCCGGGTCTCTGGCCCTTGGATTAGCAACAACGGCGTTGCTTTGGTGGCTGCAGCCAAGCAAAACTTAGGTATTGTTTATTTGCCGCGAGTTAACCTCGTAGAGGCTCTGAATGCTGGACAGCTAATCCCAATCTTGGAAGATTTTTGGGACCGTGATCGGGCCACTTGGATTGTTTATCCCAACCGCCATCACTTACCGCTGCGGGTGAGACGGGTCATTGAATTTCTGCTTGAGCATTTCCGCACTCAAGAAGAGGTCTGA
- a CDS encoding phosphomannomutase/phosphoglucomutase, with protein sequence MQDFNWKKLQNGSDIRGVAIAGVPNEPVNLTREVAYRLGQAFVAWLASKLDQPAANLRLAVGRDSRISGPDLMQGVMDGMAAWGSQVYDFGMASTPAMFMSTVTPGFDCDGAIMLTASHLPYNRNGLKFFTAQGGLSKPDITEILTLAEQNDFPTNHEAREIAAQAIAAIETQDFISVYAEQLVQKIRAAVNHPEHFEQPLQGLKIIVDAGNGAGGFYASKVLEPLGADTTGSQFLEPDGMFPNHIPNPENSAAMDSICQAVTAHTADFGIIFDTDVDRSAAVDHQGQELNRNRLIALIAAIVLREHPGSTIVTDSITSDGLTQFIEKDLGGKHHRFKRGYKNVISEAIRLNQTGEASWLAIETSGHGAMQENYFLDDGAYLVSKLLIELARAKQAGQSITDLIASLKEPQESREIRIKLGVEDFKPYGGSVIEQLQTFVTQQSDWAVVPNNYEGIRVACQSPAENGWFLLRLSLHDPVLPLNIESNVEGGVTKIADRLLAFLSTIPSLDLSAFD encoded by the coding sequence ATGCAGGATTTCAACTGGAAAAAGCTTCAAAATGGCTCAGACATCCGGGGCGTTGCGATCGCAGGCGTTCCCAATGAGCCTGTCAATCTCACCCGTGAAGTTGCGTACCGTCTGGGGCAAGCCTTTGTCGCCTGGTTGGCTTCTAAGCTAGATCAACCCGCTGCAAATTTACGACTCGCTGTGGGTCGAGACAGTCGAATATCCGGGCCTGACTTGATGCAGGGGGTGATGGACGGCATGGCCGCCTGGGGTAGCCAAGTTTACGATTTTGGCATGGCCTCTACCCCAGCGATGTTCATGAGTACGGTGACGCCAGGGTTTGACTGTGATGGGGCCATCATGCTGACCGCCAGTCACCTACCCTACAACCGGAACGGGCTCAAATTTTTCACGGCTCAGGGCGGCTTAAGCAAACCAGACATTACTGAGATTTTGACCCTGGCTGAGCAAAACGACTTTCCCACCAATCATGAAGCGAGGGAGATCGCAGCCCAGGCCATTGCAGCAATCGAAACGCAAGACTTCATCTCTGTCTACGCTGAGCAACTGGTGCAGAAAATCCGTGCTGCGGTCAACCATCCAGAACATTTTGAGCAGCCTTTACAGGGGTTGAAAATTATCGTCGATGCCGGGAATGGGGCAGGCGGGTTCTATGCCAGCAAAGTGCTAGAACCGTTGGGGGCCGACACCACAGGCAGCCAGTTTCTAGAACCAGACGGGATGTTCCCCAACCATATCCCTAACCCTGAAAATTCAGCAGCGATGGATTCTATCTGTCAGGCAGTCACTGCCCACACAGCAGACTTCGGTATCATTTTTGACACGGATGTCGATCGCTCCGCTGCGGTAGATCACCAGGGACAAGAGCTGAACCGGAACCGCTTGATTGCACTGATTGCCGCGATCGTGCTGCGAGAACACCCAGGTTCCACAATCGTCACCGACTCGATTACCTCCGATGGCTTGACCCAATTTATTGAAAAAGACCTGGGGGGCAAGCACCATCGGTTTAAGCGGGGCTATAAAAATGTTATTAGTGAGGCCATCCGCTTGAATCAAACTGGGGAAGCGTCTTGGTTGGCGATCGAAACCTCCGGCCACGGAGCCATGCAGGAAAATTATTTTCTGGATGACGGTGCCTATTTGGTCAGCAAACTCTTGATTGAACTGGCCAGGGCCAAACAAGCTGGACAATCCATAACGGATTTGATTGCATCCCTTAAAGAACCCCAAGAGAGTCGAGAAATTCGCATCAAACTTGGGGTAGAGGATTTCAAACCCTATGGTGGGAGCGTGATTGAACAACTCCAAACGTTTGTCACCCAACAGTCAGACTGGGCAGTTGTGCCCAATAACTATGAGGGCATCCGCGTTGCCTGCCAATCCCCAGCAGAAAACGGCTGGTTTTTGCTGCGCCTCTCCCTACACGATCCGGTTTTGCCTTTAAATATCGAATCGAATGTTGAGGGAGGGGTCACCAAAATTGCTGATCGATTGTTGGCTTTTTTAAGCACGATCCCTTCCCTCGACTTGTCTGCCTTTGATTAA